Below is a window of Methanobacterium sp. Maddingley MBC34 DNA.
CTTACAAAGTGGTAAATGGCTTTTGCCATTTCAATCTGTTCCAGACCCTGTGCCAATTCCCGAGCTTTCAGTTGAATTTCAGGATTGTTGTAGTCCACTACTTCTGAATGTTCCAGATACACATTTAAATCGTCTTTTTGTATTAAAGAAAGCATATTAATTACCAATATCAAATTATACTAGTTAATTGTACCAGTTTTACACTTATTATTATTTAAACATTCCATTGAAGATTCTGTACCGAAGATAGATGATATCATCCTTAATTTTGTCCATGCCCTCCAGAGATAATTTGATGTGAGTCTCTTCTCTTAGGGGAGTCTCGCCTCCATCCAAATTGGATTCTTCGAAAATAGAATTGATTGCAGTTCCACCAACCAGTTCAGGGTGTAATAGGAGGTGCAATTCATCCACCAACCCCTTCCGGAGCAATATTCCATTTAAAACACCACCACTATCAACTCTTACCTTTTTAACCCCAAATTTGGTGTTAAGTTCTTCCAGGGCATTTTCCAGGTCCACTTGCTGGTATCCCACCACCAAATAGTCAATGTAACGCTCATCTAAGAAGTCCAGATACTCGGTGGGGGTGGATCTGCTGCATAACACCAGAACATCGCTGATATAGGGCATTTTAAGTAATTCACTCCAGATTCGAATTTGTCCTTTGCTATCTGGAACCACCAGTAACGGCCGTATTCTCAGGATCCTTCACTCTGGGTTTAAATGATTCTTCAGATTCTTCAAGTGTTTCCCCTGGTTTAACACCAAAACCTTTTAACACGGTGTTGCTACCCATTAAAACTGCATCCACATTCCAGTTAGAAGCTAACTCATAATAAAGCTCCACATCCGCATTAAAACCTGTTATTCTCCCATCTAAACTCACTGCATTGTAAAGGATAACCAGTGGTATCATAATAAAACCCTCTTTTAATTTTCAGTACTTGATTCTTTATTATATTTTATTCCAACCTATAACAAGTTAGTTAGATCATCAACCGAATACAGATCATCATTTTCAAGGAGTTTCTTCATTTCATTCATTTTAACATGATTAAGAGCCCTTTCCATACCTTTTAAACTGGAGTAAATCAGTAAACTGGGTAAACTCACCCTTGCAACACCAAACTTTCTCAAATCATCAATAGTAAAGTTGCGGAGGTTATATGGCATTCCTGCAGCAATGGTAACCGGGCCTTTAACTTCCTGAGTGATGGTTTGAACTTCTTCTAGGGTAGCTGTGTATACTATGAAAGCCAGAGTGGCCCCCGCATCCAAGTATGAGTTAGCTCGTTCAATTGCCACGTTCAAAGCCTCTTCCCGATCAGGTATTGATTTGAGGGCATCAGTGCGGCCATTTAGGACCAGATCAGGGTTTCCCTCATGTTCTGCAGTCTCTCTGGCACTTGTAATCTTTTCAACCATTACATCCTGGTCTATAAGTTCAATTGGTCCTGAATTTCCAAGTATCTGGTCTTCGAGGTTCAAACCGGCTACCCCAGTCCCCATGAACCTGCGCACAGTTTCAGGGATAGTTCTCACGTCACCATATCCATTTTCAGCATCGGCCATAACCGGCACATCAACTGCATTCACTATCTGACGTGTCCATTCAAGGTTATCATCCAGAGTAACTTCACTCTCCTTTGAATAAGCAGCTCTGATGGAAAAACTGTAACCAGAACACTGAACTGCCTTAAAACCCGCATTTTCTATCATCCGGGCACTGATGGGGTCAAAGGCATTGGGCATTATGAGAGTTTCTTTATCCAAAATAAAATCTTTTAATAGCTTGCTTTTGTTCAAACATTCCACCCCCTATTTTAGTTATAGCTTTTAAACACTAAAATATTGGATTTTCTCAAAATATAATATTTATGAATTCTTTTAAAAAATAAGATTTCTAATAGAATGAAGTGAAAGATTTTTCATCTATTTTTTGGAAAATACTGGTTAATGGTTTCCCGAACTTCTTCTAACCATAATGTACGTTCCTTTGGGGTGCTGCTGGCCACCACTCGGAACATTTTCCGGTGGAAATTCTTTATTCCACAAAAATCAAATACACAATCCTTCCATATTCTCTCCAGTGGATCCCCAAATACTTGTTTTTCCCTTTTTTCAGGGGTGTTTGAAGTGTTAAATACAATGGCTGCTTCTGCTACCAGTAAACCTTCTGGTACTCCTGAACCATCATCCCCTTCTTCAAACTGGTAGGCCACACCTGATCTAAGCACACGGTCTGTCCATCCTTTTAATATTGCGGGGGGCTGACCCCACCAGTTGGGATGAATTATGATAATACCATGGACCTTAGTTATTTCCTGACGATGTTTTAAGACCAGCGGATCAGTTGTGTCCCCTATGGCAAGTTCAGAACCCTCAAGGAGAGGGTTAAACCCTTCTTCGTGAAGATTGTGGGCATGAACCTGGTGTCCATTTTTCCTCAAACAATCCAGAACTGTCTGGTAAATGGCATGGTTAAAGCTTTCAGGGTAAGGATGGGCCAATATAACTGAAATTTCCATAATATGGACTCCAAAGTTTTAAATGGTTATTTTTAGCAGTATTGAAAGGGCTATGAATAATATGAGATTGTTTATGGCCAGTAAAAATCCCATTCCCCTGTTGAAGCCCCCGTGGAACAGGATACTCAGTGTCAAGAAAATACTCTGCAACAGGAGAAATGATGCGAAGAATATCAGTCCCAGGTTGAATTTTGATTTTATTTCCTTATAATTCTGCCAGTAAATGTAAAATAACCCCAGTAATAGAGCTATGTTGCCTATTCCAATAATTGCTGCAATGTAAAGTGTCCATAGCTCCGTTGTGATATCTACTGCCATTTTTCTACCTCTTTAGATTATTTTTCAAATTGAGTAGCTTTTTTATTATTTATCCACTATTTCTTTCCAGATTTCCAGAAAAGTCTGGTAGTTTTCTTCCATTTTACTGGTTAAAAAGTACATTGTACCGTATTTCTCCCCTGCTGGTATGACTATCTCATTTTCTTCAAGAACATCAATATGGTACCTTATAGTTTTATAGTCCACATTCAACATTTCTGCAAGCTGGTTAACATTGTAGGGTCTTTGGTTCAGGAAATTTATGATTTTTGCCCGATTTACACCACCCCTGGTGCCTGCAATCAAATACCATAGCATCCGTCTCATGTTAACCTCTTTTTAAAAAAACCCTAATTCTACCTATGTTTTATTAGAGTTATATTAAGGTCATCGGATTTATGTTTGTACATTCCCATTTGGATATTTAAGAGGCTTTAAAAAAAATAAGCCTCTCTTTAATACTGGTCAGAATAATGGAAGTATACTAAAAGAGCACTGATAAACAAGCCAGCATATACCAAAATAGAGATCAATGGATAGAACGTGTCTATGTTATTTAAGTATCCTGCTGCTTTTAACACTATTACTTCCGGAACACCCCATGGCGATAGATAACACTTATCCCAGTGATAAACCGCGAAATTAGGTATAGTCCCTGCCACGGAAATTATCATTGCTGGAATAAAACTCCGGAATACGACGGTTAAGAGCAGTGCCAGTGGCACAATTACCAGGGTGGTTACCCCTGCCAGCATCAAATAACTGGTGTAATCAATTAATTCTGTGGTGGTTATAGTGAAACCCAGAATAATAGCACAGAGAATGTTAGTTAGGGCCACACAAACATAAAATCCAATTACCAAGAGAGATACATACCCTAATTTCCCCAGAATAATTTTTAATCGCGAATAGGGAGTAGTTAATATATTTCCCATAGT
It encodes the following:
- a CDS encoding pyrimidine reductase, riboflavin biosynthesis (PFAM: RibD C-terminal domain); amino-acid sequence: MPYISDVLVLCSRSTPTEYLDFLDERYIDYLVVGYQQVDLENALEELNTKFGVKKVRVDSGGVLNGILLRKGLVDELHLLLHPELVGGTAINSIFEESNLDGGETPLREETHIKLSLEGMDKIKDDIIYLRYRIFNGMFK
- a CDS encoding PEP phosphonomutase-like enzyme (PFAM: Isocitrate lyase family), producing the protein MNKSKLLKDFILDKETLIMPNAFDPISARMIENAGFKAVQCSGYSFSIRAAYSKESEVTLDDNLEWTRQIVNAVDVPVMADAENGYGDVRTIPETVRRFMGTGVAGLNLEDQILGNSGPIELIDQDVMVEKITSARETAEHEGNPDLVLNGRTDALKSIPDREEALNVAIERANSYLDAGATLAFIVYTATLEEVQTITQEVKGPVTIAAGMPYNLRNFTIDDLRKFGVARVSLPSLLIYSSLKGMERALNHVKMNEMKKLLENDDLYSVDDLTNLL
- a CDS encoding putative NADPH-quinone reductase (modulator of drug activity B) (PFAM: Flavodoxin-like fold), encoding MEISVILAHPYPESFNHAIYQTVLDCLRKNGHQVHAHNLHEEGFNPLLEGSELAIGDTTDPLVLKHRQEITKVHGIIIIHPNWWGQPPAILKGWTDRVLRSGVAYQFEEGDDGSGVPEGLLVAEAAIVFNTSNTPEKREKQVFGDPLERIWKDCVFDFCGIKNFHRKMFRVVASSTPKERTLWLEEVRETINQYFPKNR
- a CDS encoding transcriptional regulator of sugar metabolism (PFAM: Bacterial regulatory protein, arsR family) produces the protein MRRMLWYLIAGTRGGVNRAKIINFLNQRPYNVNQLAEMLNVDYKTIRYHIDVLEENEIVIPAGEKYGTMYFLTSKMEENYQTFLEIWKEIVDK